A single region of the Pseudomonas sp. VD-NE ins genome encodes:
- the eat gene encoding ethanolamine permease: MNTQLKPTLGTLHLWGIAVGLVISGEYFGWSYGWGVAGTLGFLVTSFMVATMYTCFIFSFTELTTAIPHAGGPFAYSRRAFGEKGGLIAGLATLIEFVFAPPAIALAIGAYLNVQFPALDPKHAAVGAYIVFMGLNILGVKLAATFELIVCVLAVAELLVFMGVVAPAFSFSNFALNGWAGSDVFGAPAIAGMFAAIPFAIWFFLAIEGAAMAAEEAKDPKRTIPKAYISGILTLVLLAMGVMFFAGGVGDWRTLANINDPLPQAMKTVVGDNSGWLHMLVWIGLFGLVASFHGIILGYSRQFFALARAGYLPVSLAKLSRFQTPHRAIIVGGIIGIAAIYSDGLINLGGMTLTAAMITMAVFGAIVMYIMSMLSLFKLRKSEPNLERTFRAPCYPLIPLIALVLAVVCLVAMAWFNALIGLIFLGFMAVGFGYFLLTGQLRADAPADAMLTGH, encoded by the coding sequence ATGAACACACAACTCAAACCCACGCTGGGCACCTTGCACTTGTGGGGCATTGCCGTCGGGCTGGTGATTTCCGGGGAATACTTCGGCTGGAGTTACGGCTGGGGCGTGGCCGGGACACTGGGCTTCCTGGTGACCTCGTTCATGGTCGCGACCATGTACACCTGTTTTATCTTCAGTTTCACCGAACTCACCACGGCGATTCCCCATGCCGGCGGACCGTTTGCCTACAGCCGTCGCGCTTTCGGCGAAAAAGGTGGATTGATTGCAGGCCTGGCCACGCTGATCGAGTTCGTGTTCGCACCCCCGGCGATTGCCCTGGCGATTGGCGCGTACCTCAATGTGCAGTTTCCGGCACTCGATCCAAAACACGCAGCGGTTGGCGCCTATATCGTGTTCATGGGCCTGAACATTCTTGGCGTGAAGCTGGCGGCGACGTTCGAGCTGATTGTTTGCGTGCTGGCCGTCGCCGAGTTGCTGGTGTTCATGGGCGTCGTCGCGCCGGCGTTCAGCTTCAGCAACTTCGCCCTTAATGGCTGGGCGGGGTCGGATGTGTTTGGCGCACCGGCAATTGCCGGGATGTTCGCGGCCATTCCGTTTGCGATCTGGTTCTTCCTCGCCATCGAAGGCGCGGCGATGGCCGCCGAAGAAGCCAAGGATCCGAAGCGCACGATTCCCAAGGCCTACATCAGCGGCATCCTGACCCTGGTGTTGCTGGCGATGGGTGTGATGTTCTTTGCCGGCGGTGTCGGCGACTGGCGCACCTTGGCCAACATCAACGATCCGCTGCCGCAGGCCATGAAAACCGTGGTCGGCGACAACTCCGGCTGGCTGCACATGCTGGTGTGGATCGGCCTGTTCGGTCTGGTTGCCAGTTTCCACGGGATCATTCTCGGCTACTCGCGGCAGTTCTTCGCTCTGGCCCGCGCCGGTTACCTGCCGGTCTCGCTGGCGAAACTCTCGCGTTTCCAGACACCGCACCGCGCAATCATTGTCGGCGGCATCATCGGCATCGCCGCGATCTACAGCGACGGCCTGATCAACCTCGGTGGCATGACCCTCACCGCCGCGATGATCACCATGGCCGTGTTCGGCGCGATCGTGATGTACATCATGAGCATGCTCAGCCTGTTCAAACTGCGTAAATCGGAACCCAATCTCGAGCGTACTTTCCGCGCGCCGTGCTATCCGTTGATTCCGCTGATCGCTTTGGTACTGGCGGTGGTGTGTCTGGTGGCGATGGCGTGGTTCAACGCGTTGATCGGGTTGATCTTCCTCGGCTTCATGGCAGTCGGTTTCGGTTACTTCCTGCTTACCGGACAGCTGCGTGCCGACGCGCCAGCCGATGCGATGCTGACAGGTCATTGA
- a CDS encoding DUF2897 family protein, which produces MPWYAWLILVVAIGSIVGGLMMLRDTANKVDLTDEERRRVAQRNAEADAKDAQDR; this is translated from the coding sequence ATGCCTTGGTATGCCTGGTTGATTCTGGTCGTTGCAATCGGCTCGATCGTCGGCGGATTGATGATGTTGCGCGACACCGCCAACAAGGTCGATCTGACCGATGAAGAGCGCCGACGCGTTGCCCAACGCAATGCCGAAGCGGACGCCAAAGACGCGCAGGACCGCTGA
- a CDS encoding TetR/AcrR family transcriptional regulator: MRYSQDHKAQTHQRIIKEASARFRKDGIGATGLQPLMKALGLTHGGFYSHFKSKDELVEKALQEAGNQVDGLCAEIFSQDKPLDVFIETYLSEWHQTSPHEGCPLLTISSELGLRGQPSPTSDVVLNARLEQIENSLEGENSADRAIVIMSTLVGALLLSRSVADAGFAQRILDVTRDHLKNRD, from the coding sequence ATGCGTTATTCGCAGGATCATAAAGCCCAGACCCATCAGCGCATCATCAAGGAGGCTTCGGCACGCTTTCGCAAGGACGGAATCGGCGCTACAGGCCTGCAACCCCTGATGAAAGCACTGGGTCTGACCCATGGCGGTTTCTATTCACACTTCAAGTCCAAGGACGAGTTGGTCGAGAAAGCTTTGCAAGAGGCCGGCAACCAGGTCGACGGTTTATGCGCCGAGATTTTTTCCCAGGACAAACCGCTCGATGTCTTCATCGAAACCTATCTGTCCGAATGGCACCAGACATCGCCACATGAAGGTTGTCCGTTGCTGACCATTTCTTCCGAGCTGGGCCTGCGTGGTCAGCCGAGTCCCACCAGCGACGTGGTTCTCAACGCGCGGCTGGAGCAGATCGAGAATAGCCTCGAAGGTGAGAACAGCGCTGACCGCGCCATTGTCATCATGTCGACACTGGTCGGCGCGCTGCTGCTGTCACGCAGTGTCGCGGATGCCGGGTTTGCGCAACGCATCCTCGATGTCACCCGCGATCATCTCAAGAACCGGGACTAA
- the fabF gene encoding beta-ketoacyl-ACP synthase II, which produces MDSRRIVVTGMGLVSPLGSDLEVVWQRLLAGRSGLRNLPEATVADLPTRVGGAVPTLEEDAEAGFDPDRATPPKEQKKMDRFILFAMEAARQALEQAGWHPSESKSQERTATIIGSGVGGFGAIADAVRTTDSRGPRRLSPFTIPSFLVNLAAGHVSIQHGLKGPLGAPVTACAAGVQAIGDAARLIRAGEADIAVCGGAEACIDRVSLAGFAAARALSSGYNDTPERASRPFDSGRDGFVMGEGAGLLVIESLEHALARGAKPLAELVGYGTSADAYHLTAGPEDGSGARRAMTLALTQAGIEPEQVQHLNAHATSTPVGDLGELAAIKALFGTQNKIAVTSTKSATGHLLGAAGGLEAIFTLLAIRDQVVPPTLNFDNPDPASAGVDIVHGQARPMSIEYALSNGFGFGGVNASVLFKRWQA; this is translated from the coding sequence ATGGATTCGCGTCGAATAGTCGTCACAGGCATGGGCCTGGTTTCACCCTTGGGCAGCGATCTTGAAGTCGTATGGCAGCGCTTGCTGGCCGGGCGTTCTGGTTTGCGTAACTTGCCTGAGGCAACGGTCGCTGATTTGCCCACGCGAGTCGGCGGCGCGGTGCCAACGCTGGAAGAGGACGCCGAGGCAGGATTTGATCCGGATCGCGCCACGCCACCCAAGGAACAGAAGAAGATGGACCGCTTTATTCTGTTCGCCATGGAAGCTGCCCGGCAGGCACTGGAACAGGCTGGCTGGCATCCCTCGGAAAGCAAAAGCCAGGAGCGTACGGCGACGATCATCGGCTCCGGTGTCGGCGGTTTCGGCGCGATTGCCGACGCTGTACGCACGACCGACAGTCGCGGCCCTCGGCGTTTGTCACCGTTTACCATCCCGTCGTTTCTGGTCAATCTCGCGGCAGGGCACGTGTCCATTCAACACGGTCTCAAGGGGCCTTTGGGCGCACCCGTGACGGCGTGCGCTGCGGGTGTTCAAGCGATTGGCGATGCGGCGCGCTTGATCCGCGCCGGCGAAGCGGATATCGCCGTGTGTGGCGGCGCGGAAGCTTGCATCGACCGCGTCAGTCTTGCCGGTTTTGCGGCAGCTCGGGCACTCTCGAGCGGTTACAACGACACCCCGGAGCGCGCCTCTCGGCCGTTCGACAGCGGTCGCGACGGCTTCGTCATGGGCGAGGGCGCGGGGCTGCTGGTGATCGAATCTCTGGAGCATGCCTTGGCGCGTGGCGCGAAGCCTTTGGCTGAGCTGGTCGGTTATGGCACCAGCGCCGACGCCTATCACCTGACGGCCGGACCGGAAGATGGCAGCGGTGCGCGGCGGGCGATGACGTTGGCACTGACGCAGGCGGGTATCGAGCCGGAACAGGTGCAGCACCTCAACGCTCATGCGACTTCGACCCCGGTGGGCGACCTCGGCGAACTGGCGGCGATCAAAGCGTTGTTCGGCACGCAGAATAAAATCGCCGTGACCTCGACCAAGTCAGCCACCGGTCATTTGCTCGGCGCTGCCGGTGGGCTTGAAGCCATTTTCACACTGTTGGCGATTCGTGATCAGGTGGTGCCGCCGACTTTGAATTTCGACAATCCCGATCCGGCGAGCGCAGGGGTGGACATCGTCCATGGCCAGGCGCGGCCGATGTCGATCGAATATGCACTGTCCAATGGTTTCGGGTTTGGCGGGGTCAATGCCAGCGTGCTGTTCAAGCGCTGGCAGGCTTAG
- a CDS encoding SDR family oxidoreductase has translation MNSAQSQGTALVTGASSGIGAIYAQRLAARGFDLLLVARDKDRLESAASQLRDAHGVQVEVLKADLTQKGDVLKLEQRLRSDSSISLLVNNAGVAADGLLANADMDQLERLIQLNITAVTRLASAAAASFAKAGRGTIINIASVVALFPERFNATYSASKAYVLSLTQSLNTELEGTGVQIQAVLPGVTRTEIWERSGIDASGIPAEMVMDAGEMVDAALAGLDQGELITIPSLPDACEWHAFVAARHVMAPNLSRSAAAQRYKSGN, from the coding sequence ATGAATTCTGCACAATCACAAGGTACTGCTCTGGTTACCGGCGCATCGTCCGGTATCGGTGCGATTTACGCTCAGCGCCTGGCGGCGCGTGGTTTTGATCTGCTACTGGTTGCCCGTGACAAGGACCGTCTGGAGAGTGCTGCGAGCCAGTTGCGTGACGCCCATGGCGTTCAGGTTGAAGTGCTGAAAGCGGACCTGACGCAAAAGGGTGACGTGCTCAAACTCGAACAACGCCTGCGCAGCGATTCCAGCATCAGCTTGCTCGTCAATAACGCCGGCGTGGCAGCGGACGGACTGCTGGCCAACGCCGATATGGACCAGTTGGAGCGCTTGATCCAGTTGAACATCACCGCCGTCACGCGCCTGGCATCGGCGGCGGCTGCCAGTTTCGCCAAGGCCGGTCGTGGCACGATCATCAATATCGCCTCGGTGGTGGCGCTGTTTCCGGAACGCTTCAACGCTACTTATAGCGCCAGCAAAGCTTATGTACTGAGCCTGACCCAGTCGTTGAACACTGAACTTGAAGGCACAGGCGTGCAGATCCAGGCCGTGCTGCCCGGTGTAACCCGCACCGAAATCTGGGAGCGTTCCGGCATCGATGCCAGCGGCATTCCGGCAGAAATGGTCATGGACGCAGGCGAGATGGTTGATGCGGCGCTGGCCGGCCTGGATCAGGGCGAGTTGATCACCATTCCTTCGCTGCCTGATGCATGCGAATGGCACGCCTTTGTTGCGGCTCGCCATGTCATGGCACCGAACCTTTCCCGCAGTGCTGCAGCCCAACGCTACAAGTCCGGCAATTGA